In a single window of the Thermodesulfobacteriota bacterium genome:
- the rsfS gene encoding ribosome silencing factor, with protein MTTDILAEVEPYIAAVTGKKAENVVLLDVRGLTSIADAFIICCGNSSRQVTALADHIVTTLKKQGIRPLSSEGLEDGRWALLDYGHVIIHVFYESVRAFYDIEGLWSDARRIDIAG; from the coding sequence ATGACGACGGATATTCTCGCGGAGGTTGAACCCTATATCGCCGCGGTTACCGGAAAAAAAGCCGAAAACGTGGTGCTGCTCGACGTGAGGGGACTCACCAGCATCGCCGATGCCTTCATCATCTGCTGCGGAAACTCCAGCCGACAAGTTACCGCCCTGGCGGACCACATTGTTACCACGCTGAAAAAACAGGGCATTCGTCCCCTTTCCAGCGAAGGGCTGGAGGACGGCCGCTGGGCGCTGCTTGATTACGGCCACGTGATTATTCACGTTTTTTATGAGTCCGTCCGCGCTTTCTATGATATAGAAGGTCTCTGGTCGGATGCCAGGCGAATCGACATTGCCGGCTGA
- the nadD gene encoding nicotinate-nucleotide adenylyltransferase has translation MKTGLFGGTFNPVHSGHVMIATDILSCFALDGIIIIPAASPPHKTAEFMADISLRLEMTRLAFNGQPGCTVSDIETRRVGRSYTIDTVNHFRKTLPAGTDLFFIAGLDAFLELDTWKDYLALMETIPFIVITRPVPDSPEKEALKTFLSLKISDRYTFSPDKACYEHETLRPVFLYERPAIHISSTEIRERLKQGRPIRGMVPDSVEQFIKKKGLYQ, from the coding sequence ATGAAAACAGGCCTTTTCGGCGGAACCTTTAATCCGGTTCATTCCGGACATGTGATGATCGCAACCGATATCCTCTCCTGTTTTGCCCTGGACGGCATCATCATTATTCCCGCCGCCTCACCGCCCCACAAAACAGCCGAGTTCATGGCGGACATTTCCCTGCGGCTGGAGATGACGCGGCTGGCCTTTAACGGTCAGCCGGGCTGCACCGTGTCGGACATCGAGACCCGGCGCGTCGGCCGCTCCTACACGATTGACACGGTGAATCATTTCCGGAAAACCCTGCCCGCCGGAACCGACCTGTTCTTTATCGCCGGGCTGGACGCGTTCCTGGAGCTGGACACCTGGAAAGACTACCTGGCGTTAATGGAAACCATTCCTTTTATCGTCATCACGCGGCCTGTGCCGGATTCGCCGGAAAAAGAAGCGCTGAAAACGTTTCTGTCTTTGAAAATCTCCGACCGGTACACCTTTTCTCCGGACAAGGCCTGCTATGAGCACGAAACATTGCGGCCGGTTTTTCTTTATGAAAGGCCGGCCATTCACATTTCTTCCACGGAAATCCGCGAGCGTCTGAAACAGGGACGCCCCATCCGCGGGATGGTGCCGGATTCCGTTGAACAATTCATTAAGAAAAAGGGCTTATATCAATGA